Proteins found in one Ptychodera flava strain L36383 chromosome 3, AS_Pfla_20210202, whole genome shotgun sequence genomic segment:
- the LOC139125965 gene encoding B-cell receptor CD22-like, with the protein MTLVIYGDSTQLNCSYVGERMVAAWYKGEPPNHVRLTLGRTSQNPELYEVVGDEDMFEYNLRIRNATKESSDLYECTDLDLPGNSETAYVFVIDGVPICSVHPGETVIQGDSVAFECLIDLNENAPGDLVWLQNGEEVSRHQGKHYTWETQLSSSDHNATFDCQLQHYTLPNWKWSTISCLENIRMNVQYAPDVSVVYASQNPMREEADFIAVCEAIDANPEEKTDEYWIGPDGKMISVSTSLLLLNVSRETSGEYTCFMSNVFYNGVKGNGTATVEIDVQYLSSIDMAVTPFVNITEGDEVTIHCEALDGNPDPHRLEMLFEGMSSINVMVEY; encoded by the exons ATGACACTGGTGATATATGGTGATAGCACTCAATTGAATTGTAGTTACGTGGGGGAACGAATGGTTGCTGCATGGTATAAGGGGGAGCCTCCTAATCACGTCCGCCTGACCTTAGGGAGAACGTCACAAAATCCTGAATTGTATGAAGTTGTAGGGGACGAGGACATGTTTGAATACAATCTTCGTATCCGGAACGCAACTAAGGAGTCAAGTGATTTGTATGaatgcacagatttggatctacCTGGGAACTCTGAGACAGCATACGTATTTGTGATTG ATGGTGTTCCAATTTGCTCGGTTCATCCTGGTGAAACGGTGATACAGGGAGATTCTGTTGCGTTTGAATGCCTTATTGATTTAAATGAAAATGCTCCAGGAGACTTGGTGTGGTTGCAAAATGGAGAGGAAGTATCACGCCACCAAGGGAAACACTATACGTGGGAGACTCAGCTAAGTAGTTCAGACCATAACGCTACCTTTGACTGCCAGCTGCAACACTACACGTTGCCGAACTGGAAGTGGTCGACAATATCATGCCTAGAAAATATTCGAATGAACGTTCAGT ATGCCCCAGATGTTTCCGTAGTTTACGCAAGTCAGAATCCAATGAGGGAAGAGGCTGACTTCATCGCTGTATGTGAGGCAATCGATGCCAATCCAGAGGAAAAAACAGACGAATATTGGATCGGCCCCGATGGCAAAATGATTTCTGTTAGCACATCACTTTTACTCTTGAATGTAAGCAGAGAGACGAGTGGTGAATACACCTGTTTTATGAGCAACGTCTTTTACAACGGAGTCAAGGGTAATGGAACAGCTACAGTAGAAATTGATGTACAGT ATTTATCATCTATCGACATGGCGGTCACACCATTTGTCAACATTACCGAAGGGGACGAGGTTACTATACACTGTGAAGCATTGGACGGAAACCCCGATCCACACAGACTAGAAATGTTATTTGAAGGCATGTCATCAATCAACGTGATGGTCGAGTATTGA